A genomic region of Raphanus sativus cultivar WK10039 chromosome 6, ASM80110v3, whole genome shotgun sequence contains the following coding sequences:
- the LOC130496193 gene encoding homeobox-leucine zipper protein ATHB-53-like has translation MDQTSVLSSQEYPYTIPTQSECIIIYQIDGSSSGDGSKQVKRRRKRRSKGSSATNEDDVRAMEGMFRKRKLTDEQVTMLEYSFENEHKLESGRKEKIAGELGLDPRQVAVWFQNRRARWKNKKLEEEYAKLKSQHDSVVLGQCQLESQVLKLTEQLSEAQNEIRKLSERLVVQETSTNSSSSSLSVEANDAPNDFEFAPTDTTNYNIPLYMLDNNYYLQNMEYWDGLYEQF, from the exons ATGGATCAAACGTCGGTGCTAAGCTCTCAAGAATACCCATACACGATCCCAACCCAAAGCGAGTGCATCATCATTTACCAGATTGATGGATCATCATCAGGCGACGGATCAAAGCAAGTGAAGCGGCGGAGGAAGAGGAGAAGCAAAGGGTCGTCAGCCACCAACGAAGATGACGTAAGGGCGATGGAAGGGATGTTTAGGAAGAGGAAGTTGACCGATGAGCAAGTGACTATGCTTGAATATAGCTTCGAGAATGAGCACAAGCTTGAGTCAGGGAGGAAAGAGAAGATCGCAGGAGAGTTAGGTCTTGACCCGAGACAGGTGGCTGTATGGTTCCAGAACCGCCGTGCAAGGTGGAAGAACAAGAAACTCGAAGAAGAGTACGCTAAACTCAAGAGCCAACACGATTCAGTCGTCCTCGGCCAATGTCAGCTCGAGTCTCAG GTGCTGAAACTGACAGAACAATTGAGTGAAGCTCAGAATGAGATTCGGAAACTTTCAGAACGACTTGTTGTCCAAGAAACATCAACAAACAGTTCAAGTTCATCGCTTTCCGTTGAAGCCAATGATGCACCAAATGATTTCGAATTTGCACCAACGGATACTACCAATTACAACATTCCATTATACATGTTggataataattattatttacaaaacatGGAGTATTGGGATGGTTTGTATGAGCAATTTTAA
- the LOC108830776 gene encoding zinc finger protein ENHYDROUS, with protein sequence MAPVELENSSTVSGEASGVSSTGNLNPPPKKKRNLPGMPDPGAEVIALSPKTLMATNRFVCEICNKGFQRDQNLQLHRRGHNLPWKLRQRSAKDAVRKKVYVCPVSACVHHDPSRALGDLTGIKKHFCRKHGEKKYKCDKCSKKYAVQSDWKAHSKICGTKEYRCDCGTLFSRKDSFITHRAFCDVLAEETAKNQTNKLCPQPDLKSPPPNVSAETEPVKIASPSVRSSSESPNPLEVIMEEAPRTIGFNVSSSVISDDDRSGNNNCTSRTIGFNVTSSGLSGDHTSNNNNNNGIYAGLFSSSTASPSLYASSTPSTSLFAPPSSSMEPISLCLSTNPSLYVGPTKIHDPPPHFLTPMSLPPPQPAMSATALLQKAAQMGSTGSGGSLLRGLGIVSSTSSSMELSSHDLGLGLLPPCSSGGSGGSGLKELMMGNSCVFGPKQTTLDFLGLGRAVGNGSSNPVGGGLSALLTSIGGGGGMDVFGTAGEFPGKDIGRSL encoded by the exons ATGGCACCGGTTGAATTAGAGAACTCATCAACGGTTTCAGGGGAAGCAAGCGGCGTCTCCTCCACCGGAAACCTAAACCCACCTCCCAAGAAGAAACGTAACCTCCCCGGAATGCCTG atccaggGGCGGAAGTGATAGCTTTGTCACCAAAAACACTTATGGCAACGAACCGATTCGTCTGCGAAATCTGCAACAAAGGCTTTCAACGCGACCAGAACCTCCAGCTCCACCGCCGCGGTCACAACCTCCCCTGGAAGCTTCGTCAGAGATCCGCCAAAGACGCTGTGAGGAAGAAAGTCTACGTCTGTCCTGTCTCCGCCTGCGTTCACCACGACCCTTCACGTGCTCTCGGCGATCTCACCGGCATCAAGAAACACTTTTGTCGGAAACACGGCGAGAAGAAGTACAAGTGCGATAAATGCTCCAAGAAGTATGCTGTTCAGTCCGATTGGAAAGCTCATTCCAAGATTTGCGGCACCAAGGAGTATCGTTGCGACTGTGGAACCCTCTTCTCCAGGAAAGATAGCTTCATTACCCACAGAGCTTTCTGTGATGTCTTGGCTGAAGAGACTGCCAAGAATCAAACCAATAAACTTTGTCCTCAACCTGACCTTAAATCTCCACCACCGAATGTTTCTGCTGAGACCGAGCCTGTCAAAATCGCATCTCCCTCGGTTCGGAGTTCTTCAG AATCTCCCAACCCTCTTGAAGTCATCATGGAAGAAGCTCCAAGAACCATCGGTTTCAACGTGAGCTCGTCGGTTATAAGCGATGATGATCGTAGTGGTAACAACAACTGCACTTCAAGAACCATCGGTTTCAACGTGACCTCATCGGGTCTAAGCGGTGATCATACtagtaacaacaacaacaacaatggaaTATACGCAGGCTTGTTTTCATCGTCGACCGCTTCGCCTAGTTTATATGCTTCTTCAACTCCTTCCACAAGTCTATTTGCACCACCGTCTTCCTCCATGGAACCCAtatctctctgtctctccaCCAATCCTTCTTTGTACGTTGGACCGACAAAGATACATGATCCACCTCCGCATTTCCTAACCCCTATGAGTCTTCCTCCACCTCAACCAGCAATGTCAGCAACCGCTTTGCTCCAGAAAGCTGCCCAAATGGGTTCCACGGGCTCGGGTGGCTCCTTACTTCGCGGGTTAGGCATTGTGTCGAGTACTTCCTCGTCAATGGAACTCAGCAGTCACGATCTTGGGCTGGGATTACTACCGCCTTGTAGCAGCGGTGGGAGCGGAGGATCGGGGCTGAAAGAGCTAATGATGGGGAACTCTTGCGTGTTTGGTCCGAAACAGACGACACTCGACTTTCTTGGATTGGGGAGAGCTGTTGGTAATGGAAGTAGTAATCCCGTTGGTGGAGGGTTGTCAGCTCTGTTAACATCGATAGGAGGTGGGGGTGGGATGGATGTGTTTGGGACTGCGGGGGAGTTTCCAGGCAAAGACATTGGTAGAAGTttgtaa
- the LOC108805999 gene encoding oxygen-evolving enhancer protein 1-1, chloroplastic has protein sequence MAASFQSAATFLQSAKISNAPCRGSGHLRSTQTVGKSFGLETSSARLTCSFQSDFKDFAGKCSDAVKIAGFALATSALVVSGASAEGAPKRLTYDEIQSKTYMEVKGTGTANQCPTIDGGSETFSFKPGKYAGKKFCFEPTSFTVKAESVSKNAPPDFQNTKLMTRLTYTLDEIEGPFEVSSDGSVNFKEEDGIDYAAVTVQLPGGERVPFLFTVKQLDASGKPDNFTGKFLVPSYRGSSFLDPKGRGGSTGYDNAVALPAGGRGDEEELSKENVKNTAASVGEITLKVTKSKPETGEVIGVFESLQPSDTDLGAKVPKDVKIQGVWYGQLE, from the exons ATGGCAGCCTCTTTCCAATCCGCCGCCACGTTCCTCCAGTCCGCTAAAATCTCCAACGCTCCTTGTCGCGGCAGTGGTCACCTCCGGTCGACTCAGACAGTCGGCAAATCATTCGGGCTAGAAACATCCTCTGCTCGCCTCACATGTTCCTTCCAATCTGACTTCAAGGACTTCGCCGGTAAATGCTCCGACGCTGTCAAAATCGCTGGATTCGCTCTCGCAACCTCTGCTCTCGTTGTCTCG GGAGCAAGTGCAGAGGGAGCTCCGAAGAGACTGACTTACGACGAGATTCAAAGCAAGACTTACATGGAAGTTAAGGGAACTGGAACTGCCAACCAGTGCCCAACTATTGACGGTGGCTCTGAGACTTTCTCCTTCAAGCCTGGTAAGTACGCTGGCAAGAAGTTCTGCTTCGAGCCTACTTCCTTCACCGTCAAGGCTGAGAGTGTTAGCAAGAATGCTCCTCCCGATTTCCAGAACACCAAGCTCATGACCCGTCTCACTTACACCCTTGACGAAATCGAAGGCCCCTTCGAG GTTTCTTCTGACGGAAGCGTAAACTTCAAGGAAGAAGACGGCATCGACTACGCTGCAGTCACTGTCCAGCTTCCAGGAGGCGAGCGTGTGCCCTTCCTCTTCACAGTCAAGCAGCTTGACGCCTCTGGCAAACCAGACAACTTCACTGGCAAATTCTTAGTCCCTTCATACCGTGGCTCCTCCTTCTTGGACCCAAAGGGCCGTGGTGGATCCACAGGATATGACAACGCCGTTGCATTGCCAGCTGGAGGCAGAGGAGACGAAGAGGAGCTTTCAAAGGAGAACGTGAAGAACACGGCAGCTTCGGTGGGAGAGATCACTCTCAAAGTGACAAAGAGCAAACCAGAGACTGGAGAAGTGATCGGAGTGTTCGAGAGTCTTCAGCCCTCGGATACTGACCTAGGTGCCAAGGTACCAAAGGATGTGAAGATCCAAGGGGTGTGGTATGGTCAACTTGAGTGA